Proteins encoded within one genomic window of Ctenopharyngodon idella isolate HZGC_01 chromosome 6, HZGC01, whole genome shotgun sequence:
- the lrrfip1b gene encoding leucine-rich repeat flightless-interacting protein 2 isoform X1 has translation MATQVTGRKRIPNREKLSAEDDALSQIAREAEARLAAKRAARAEAREIRMKELERQQKEIYQAQKKYYGLDSKWGHIEQWMEDSERYSHRSRKHTSISDDEERMSVGSRGSLRGNHTDLCSSTSSLPSARLQNGRPSALFSETPRSRSHRGSLHEESSFSGTRRFSGSSARGPSDYNGFLGSSSRASSRASSARASPVVEERSDFLEKGSRTASTLSAATLASLGGVLSRRGSCDTSISADTEASIREMKDSLVEVEEKYRKAMVSNAQLDNEKTNLMYQVDTLRDTLMELEEILCETRRECEEKNRECERERHAHNILKIQFEEMKETLKQSEELLTDAQQSRGKQADYIREISDLQETLEWKDKKIRALERQKEYSDIIHDEREALRDEVCRLKDALKKHGIVLGSEVTANGELADRAIDGETASRLNQDSHMPTMTGDGMLEIRLRKLVEERESLLDQVRKLKATAEQKQKNGTEETGSTDEDDLQNGLDPHILDLQRDANRQISDLKFKLVKSEQEVTALEQNIIRLEGQVGRYKTSAEAAEKVEDELKVEKRKLQRELRSALDRIDELEASNSHLTKRLEKMKANRSALLAQQ, from the exons ATATATCAAGCGCAAAAG AAATACTATGGGCTGGACAGCAAATGGGGCCATATTGAACAGTGGATG GAGGACAGTGAGCGGTATTCCCACCGCTCTCGGAAACATACCTCG ATATCAGATGATGAGGAGCGGATGTCTGTTGGCAGTCGGGGCAGTTTGAGG GGTAACCACACAGATCTCTGCAGCAGCACCAGCAGTCTGCCTTCAGCCAGACTACAAAATGGACGG CCCTCTGCGCTTTTTAGTGAAACCCCCCGTTCAAGAAGTCACAGG GGGTCACTGCATGAAGAGAGTTCATTCTCTGGCACTAGGCGTTTCAGTGGCTCCAGCGCTAGAGGC CCTTCAGACTACAATGGCTTTCTGGGCTCCAGTTCCAGAGCTTCATCTAGGGCGAGTTCAGCCCGTGCCAGTCCAGTG GTGGAGGAAAGGTCAGACTTCCTGGAAAAG GGGTCCAGGACAGCCTCCACCCTCTCTGCTGCTACTCTAGCATCTCTGGGTGGAGTGTTATCACGGAGAGGAAGCTGTGATACCTCGATTTCAGCTGACACTGAGGCCTCCATACGGGAAATGAAG GACTCCCTAGTAGAGGTGGAGGAGAAGTACCGTAAGGCCATGGTGTCCAATGCTCAGCTGGACAATGAGAAGACAAACCTGATGTATCAGGTGGACACACTGAGAGACACTCTGATGGAGCTGGAGGAAATTCTGTGTGAGACACGCAGAGAGTGTGAGGAGAAAAACAGG gAGTGTGAGCGAGAACGTCATGCCCACAATATCCTGAAGATCCAGTTTGAGGAGATGAAggaaacactgaagcagagtgaAGAGTTGTTGACG GATGCCCAACAGTCTCGCGGGAAGCAGGCGGACTATATTAGGGAGATTTCTGACCTCCAAGAAACATTGGAATGGAAAGATAAAAAGATCCGG GCCTTAGAGAGGCAGAAGGAATATTCAGACATTATCCATGATGAACGGGAGGCACTCAGGGATGAGGTTTGCCGGCTTAAGGATGCTCTAAAG AAACATGGCATTGTGCTGGGATCTGAGGTGACGGCCAATGGGGAGTTAGCAGACAGGGCGATTGATGGGGAAACAGCTTCCCGATTGAATCAAGACTCTCACATGCCCACCATGACTGGAGACGGCATGTTAG AGATCAGATTAAGGAAGCTggtggaagagagagagagtttgctCGACCAG GTGCGGAAGCTTAAAGCTACTGCAGAGCAGAAACAGAAGAATGGGACAGAAGAAACGGGAAGCACGGATGAGGATGACCTACAGAACGGTCTGGATCCTCATATCCTAGATCTGCAGA gggATGCTAACAGGCAGATCAGTGACCTGAAATTCAAGCTTGTCAAGTCTGAGCAAGAAGTTACTGCACTTGAACAAAAC ATAATTCGGCTGGAGGGTCAGGTGGGCCGCTATAAGACGTCTGCTGAGGCTGCAGAGAAAGTGGAAGATGAACTGAAAGTGGAGAAACGCAAGTTACAGAGAGAG CTGAGGTCTGCTCTTGACCGTATCGATGAGCTGGAAGCAAGCAACAGCCACCTGACGAAGAGACTAGAGAAGATGAAGGCCAATCGGAGTGCCCTACTGGCACAGCAGTGA
- the lrrfip1b gene encoding leucine-rich repeat flightless-interacting protein 2 isoform X2 — MATQVTGRKRIPNREKLSAEDDALSQIAREAEARLAAKRAARAEAREIRMKELERQQKEIYQAQKKYYGLDSKWGHIEQWMEDSERYSHRSRKHTSISDDEERMSVGSRGSLRGNHTDLCSSTSSLPSARLQNGRGSLHEESSFSGTRRFSGSSARGPSDYNGFLGSSSRASSRASSARASPVVEERSDFLEKGSRTASTLSAATLASLGGVLSRRGSCDTSISADTEASIREMKDSLVEVEEKYRKAMVSNAQLDNEKTNLMYQVDTLRDTLMELEEILCETRRECEEKNRECERERHAHNILKIQFEEMKETLKQSEELLTDAQQSRGKQADYIREISDLQETLEWKDKKIRALERQKEYSDIIHDEREALRDEVCRLKDALKKHGIVLGSEVTANGELADRAIDGETASRLNQDSHMPTMTGDGMLEIRLRKLVEERESLLDQVRKLKATAEQKQKNGTEETGSTDEDDLQNGLDPHILDLQRDANRQISDLKFKLVKSEQEVTALEQNIIRLEGQVGRYKTSAEAAEKVEDELKVEKRKLQRELRSALDRIDELEASNSHLTKRLEKMKANRSALLAQQ, encoded by the exons ATATATCAAGCGCAAAAG AAATACTATGGGCTGGACAGCAAATGGGGCCATATTGAACAGTGGATG GAGGACAGTGAGCGGTATTCCCACCGCTCTCGGAAACATACCTCG ATATCAGATGATGAGGAGCGGATGTCTGTTGGCAGTCGGGGCAGTTTGAGG GGTAACCACACAGATCTCTGCAGCAGCACCAGCAGTCTGCCTTCAGCCAGACTACAAAATGGACGG GGGTCACTGCATGAAGAGAGTTCATTCTCTGGCACTAGGCGTTTCAGTGGCTCCAGCGCTAGAGGC CCTTCAGACTACAATGGCTTTCTGGGCTCCAGTTCCAGAGCTTCATCTAGGGCGAGTTCAGCCCGTGCCAGTCCAGTG GTGGAGGAAAGGTCAGACTTCCTGGAAAAG GGGTCCAGGACAGCCTCCACCCTCTCTGCTGCTACTCTAGCATCTCTGGGTGGAGTGTTATCACGGAGAGGAAGCTGTGATACCTCGATTTCAGCTGACACTGAGGCCTCCATACGGGAAATGAAG GACTCCCTAGTAGAGGTGGAGGAGAAGTACCGTAAGGCCATGGTGTCCAATGCTCAGCTGGACAATGAGAAGACAAACCTGATGTATCAGGTGGACACACTGAGAGACACTCTGATGGAGCTGGAGGAAATTCTGTGTGAGACACGCAGAGAGTGTGAGGAGAAAAACAGG gAGTGTGAGCGAGAACGTCATGCCCACAATATCCTGAAGATCCAGTTTGAGGAGATGAAggaaacactgaagcagagtgaAGAGTTGTTGACG GATGCCCAACAGTCTCGCGGGAAGCAGGCGGACTATATTAGGGAGATTTCTGACCTCCAAGAAACATTGGAATGGAAAGATAAAAAGATCCGG GCCTTAGAGAGGCAGAAGGAATATTCAGACATTATCCATGATGAACGGGAGGCACTCAGGGATGAGGTTTGCCGGCTTAAGGATGCTCTAAAG AAACATGGCATTGTGCTGGGATCTGAGGTGACGGCCAATGGGGAGTTAGCAGACAGGGCGATTGATGGGGAAACAGCTTCCCGATTGAATCAAGACTCTCACATGCCCACCATGACTGGAGACGGCATGTTAG AGATCAGATTAAGGAAGCTggtggaagagagagagagtttgctCGACCAG GTGCGGAAGCTTAAAGCTACTGCAGAGCAGAAACAGAAGAATGGGACAGAAGAAACGGGAAGCACGGATGAGGATGACCTACAGAACGGTCTGGATCCTCATATCCTAGATCTGCAGA gggATGCTAACAGGCAGATCAGTGACCTGAAATTCAAGCTTGTCAAGTCTGAGCAAGAAGTTACTGCACTTGAACAAAAC ATAATTCGGCTGGAGGGTCAGGTGGGCCGCTATAAGACGTCTGCTGAGGCTGCAGAGAAAGTGGAAGATGAACTGAAAGTGGAGAAACGCAAGTTACAGAGAGAG CTGAGGTCTGCTCTTGACCGTATCGATGAGCTGGAAGCAAGCAACAGCCACCTGACGAAGAGACTAGAGAAGATGAAGGCCAATCGGAGTGCCCTACTGGCACAGCAGTGA
- the lrrfip1b gene encoding leucine-rich repeat flightless-interacting protein 2 isoform X3, with protein sequence MATQVTGRKRIPNREKLSAEDDALSQIAREAEARLAAKRAARAEAREIRMKELERQQKEIYQAQKEDSERYSHRSRKHTSISDDEERMSVGSRGSLRGNHTDLCSSTSSLPSARLQNGRPSALFSETPRSRSHRGSLHEESSFSGTRRFSGSSARGPSDYNGFLGSSSRASSRASSARASPVVEERSDFLEKGSRTASTLSAATLASLGGVLSRRGSCDTSISADTEASIREMKDSLVEVEEKYRKAMVSNAQLDNEKTNLMYQVDTLRDTLMELEEILCETRRECEEKNRECERERHAHNILKIQFEEMKETLKQSEELLTDAQQSRGKQADYIREISDLQETLEWKDKKIRALERQKEYSDIIHDEREALRDEVCRLKDALKKHGIVLGSEVTANGELADRAIDGETASRLNQDSHMPTMTGDGMLEIRLRKLVEERESLLDQVRKLKATAEQKQKNGTEETGSTDEDDLQNGLDPHILDLQRDANRQISDLKFKLVKSEQEVTALEQNIIRLEGQVGRYKTSAEAAEKVEDELKVEKRKLQRELRSALDRIDELEASNSHLTKRLEKMKANRSALLAQQ encoded by the exons ATATATCAAGCGCAAAAG GAGGACAGTGAGCGGTATTCCCACCGCTCTCGGAAACATACCTCG ATATCAGATGATGAGGAGCGGATGTCTGTTGGCAGTCGGGGCAGTTTGAGG GGTAACCACACAGATCTCTGCAGCAGCACCAGCAGTCTGCCTTCAGCCAGACTACAAAATGGACGG CCCTCTGCGCTTTTTAGTGAAACCCCCCGTTCAAGAAGTCACAGG GGGTCACTGCATGAAGAGAGTTCATTCTCTGGCACTAGGCGTTTCAGTGGCTCCAGCGCTAGAGGC CCTTCAGACTACAATGGCTTTCTGGGCTCCAGTTCCAGAGCTTCATCTAGGGCGAGTTCAGCCCGTGCCAGTCCAGTG GTGGAGGAAAGGTCAGACTTCCTGGAAAAG GGGTCCAGGACAGCCTCCACCCTCTCTGCTGCTACTCTAGCATCTCTGGGTGGAGTGTTATCACGGAGAGGAAGCTGTGATACCTCGATTTCAGCTGACACTGAGGCCTCCATACGGGAAATGAAG GACTCCCTAGTAGAGGTGGAGGAGAAGTACCGTAAGGCCATGGTGTCCAATGCTCAGCTGGACAATGAGAAGACAAACCTGATGTATCAGGTGGACACACTGAGAGACACTCTGATGGAGCTGGAGGAAATTCTGTGTGAGACACGCAGAGAGTGTGAGGAGAAAAACAGG gAGTGTGAGCGAGAACGTCATGCCCACAATATCCTGAAGATCCAGTTTGAGGAGATGAAggaaacactgaagcagagtgaAGAGTTGTTGACG GATGCCCAACAGTCTCGCGGGAAGCAGGCGGACTATATTAGGGAGATTTCTGACCTCCAAGAAACATTGGAATGGAAAGATAAAAAGATCCGG GCCTTAGAGAGGCAGAAGGAATATTCAGACATTATCCATGATGAACGGGAGGCACTCAGGGATGAGGTTTGCCGGCTTAAGGATGCTCTAAAG AAACATGGCATTGTGCTGGGATCTGAGGTGACGGCCAATGGGGAGTTAGCAGACAGGGCGATTGATGGGGAAACAGCTTCCCGATTGAATCAAGACTCTCACATGCCCACCATGACTGGAGACGGCATGTTAG AGATCAGATTAAGGAAGCTggtggaagagagagagagtttgctCGACCAG GTGCGGAAGCTTAAAGCTACTGCAGAGCAGAAACAGAAGAATGGGACAGAAGAAACGGGAAGCACGGATGAGGATGACCTACAGAACGGTCTGGATCCTCATATCCTAGATCTGCAGA gggATGCTAACAGGCAGATCAGTGACCTGAAATTCAAGCTTGTCAAGTCTGAGCAAGAAGTTACTGCACTTGAACAAAAC ATAATTCGGCTGGAGGGTCAGGTGGGCCGCTATAAGACGTCTGCTGAGGCTGCAGAGAAAGTGGAAGATGAACTGAAAGTGGAGAAACGCAAGTTACAGAGAGAG CTGAGGTCTGCTCTTGACCGTATCGATGAGCTGGAAGCAAGCAACAGCCACCTGACGAAGAGACTAGAGAAGATGAAGGCCAATCGGAGTGCCCTACTGGCACAGCAGTGA